A window of Lepus europaeus isolate LE1 chromosome 21 unlocalized genomic scaffold, mLepTim1.pri SUPER_21_unloc_6, whole genome shotgun sequence genomic DNA:
TACTGCTCCTACTTCTGCCCAGGAGGAGAGGACCACAACGATCGCATTCACTGTCTCACCGCAGGGGCCGTCAAAGGCACGCCTTTCCCTCTACGTGTTTATGTAttgattcgaaaggcagagacaaagagggagcaaGTCAAAGACAGGGACAGAGGACGGTGctcctgtccactgattcactccccaaatgcctgcaacagatggcggcggggccaggccaaagccaggagccaggaaccccatccagatctcccatgtgggcggtagagccccaggtactggagccatcccCAGCTCAGGAAGCGGGAATTGATAGTGGcactgggatttgaatccaggccctccaatatgggatgtggacatcctaactAGCGTCTCACttgctctgccaaatgcccacgGCTGCGTGTTTCTGAAAAAAGTAATTCACTTCCCAACATCAGGGTGGAAGATTTCATATCAGGGGGACAAAAAACCAGAAACCAGATTCTGGTTTCCCTTAAGATGTAAGATCTGGCAAGCAGTGCCAGAAGTGCAGCTGCCCGAGCCCCCACTGCCCCCGGAGTTGGCGCGAGCCGAGGACCGGCTGCTTCCGTTCAGCAGGACATGCTGTCCCCAGGGCCGCGGCCTTCATGCTCCCTATCAGAACCGCGGATGGTGAAACCGAAGGTCAGCTGCTGTTTATTCCCATTTCTGGGCTGCTTTTCTGTAGCTGTCATTGAGAGGAAAGGGCATTTCCTAAGGCGACCGCTATCACAGCGTTGTCCTACACTGGGCCCATCTGGCTCCTGTGTCCCACCCTCCTGACCACTGCTGCTATTGGATTGTGTAGCACCTGGAAGAGAAAGGCAAGGTGCCACTGCTCTAAGGTAGACTGGACCGGAGGAGGCACGCAGGACTGAGGgctgctctgtgcctctcctAGGCTTCCTCTTACCCTCCAAGAGAGAGGCAGTGAGCAGACAGACGCCTGGGGCGGCTTCCTCCACACAGGTGGACGCTCAGCAGAACATATGGGCACCCAAAACCACAGATGACTCCCACGGGGCCCATTCAGACGCAGTGGCTTGTAAATGGCATCCATCGTTAATCTAGCCGGGCCCCCAGCATCACAGAAAGACCCTATGGAAACTTATCCATCAATCCCCCAGCCCTCAACATATGGCACGAGGCCTGGACCACCCTAAGTGAGCAAGGATGATGTAatcctgccttccaggggctgTCATCAAGGACTCGTACCATCTGCCCAGCAAagagagggagcagcagcaggagcctccTCACTCTTCAAGAGACAGCACCCAAGTTCATGGCCCCAGCCTCATCCCAGACTGACTCTTCACCAAACCCCTCTCAGCCTTctctgactcctgctgctgacagcCATGGCCAGCAGAATGTCCCAGAAGATCTGCAcactcaataaatcttaaaatcaaaattgtcaggccagtgctgtggcgtagcgggtaaagcctctgcctgcagtgctggcatcccatatgggcgccgattcgagtcccagttgctccacttctgatccagctctctgctgtggctgaagAAAGccattgaagatggcccaagtccttgggcccctgcacccatgtgggagacccggaagaagttcctggctcctggcttggaatgaATCAGCCTAGATCCGCCccttgcggccttttggggattgaaccagcagatggaagacctctctctctctctctctctctctctctctgcctctctgtaatgctgcctttcaaataaataaatacatctttaaaaaaaaaaatcaaatcgtCCTGTGCCTCCTTCTCTCCCAACTGCTGTGTGCTTCATTCATGCATCCATCTGACAAACATCCACCAGGCCGCAACACGGCCAGGCACTGTCCTCTCCGAGGAGCTTCGGCCGAGACCAAACTCCCAGGCACCTTGGCCAGCAGCACCCGCTCTGACCATGGAAGCTACATGGACTTCATCTTCAGGTCCTTCTGCTTCCTGCGCCTCGACATCCTGGCTCAACCACTCACCGGTTCGTTTCACCCCTAAAATGCTTCTCAAAACAGTTCAGGCCTCCCTGGCCACGGCTGCCACCCCCACCCATTTCAATGGCCCTCCCTTGGCCTGTCCATCTTCCCTAAACACTCAGCAGTGCTTTGGCCCAAGGACCAGCATCATAGGTCCCCTTTCTTTTCCAGCCatccccccagcaccccagcatcAGCCACCCCCAGTGACCTCTACAAACGTCCCATGGGCTCCCCAATTCCGGGCCTCTGCGTGAGCTGCTCTCCTCGGCTGAAATGCCAATGCACCTGTCCGCCTGGGCAAGGGCCCCCCTGGAGTGTCACTTGCCCTGTGAAGCTGTCCCCGGCCTCTGTCACTGAGCTCGGAGGCATTCTTCGCCTGCCCCTCCATTAGAACAGCTCTGTGACACAGACCCGTCACCCTGGTTCGCTGTTGCCCTCTTAGGGTGGAGCACGGTTCTGACTCAAAGGAGACACCTGCTACGGTGTTTGTTGAATGGATAAGTGAAAGAATGGCCTGCAGCAGTCAACTCTTGTCTCTCATGCagtccacagtgctgaccccagggcacagcagccccagctccctgccccagcGACTCCAGGGCAGAAGTCTCCAATCTCCGAAGTCAGCCAGGGCCAGTGTGGGGGGTCGGGACTTCCTTCACCTCTGCTAGGGTCTCCTGAGAGAGGCCTTCTCAAGCGGCCTTTTATTTCCTACTTTTGTTAGTCAGCTAGAAAGCACAGTGCACGTGATCACAGATGGCGCTGACGCTTGGCCTCGGGGTCTGAGGGTCACAcaaaggagggggctgggggcgggggctgcccaGTGCACACCTAGCTCCAGCTCACTGTTGTCAGGACAGGCTGCAGGCTCAGAGCTGCGGATTTTTCAAGAGAAGctggagaaaggaaaatggaggtttttttttccccaaatacacACCTAGGTGTGTATATGAAAtctccattttcaaaaaaaagaaaaagctaagtcAAATTGATTTTTCACAAGCCAGGTGTGACCCACAAGCCTCTGGTTTATAACCTTGGCTTTGAAGATACTTGGGTGTGCAGTGACCCTGCAGCGAGTTCTGATTTCCGAACGAGGAAATCggagaccagagctgcaccagtgtGGCACAGGAGGACCAGTGGCAACGACAGTCCTCGTGGCTGTGATATGTGACCACAGAGCAGGTCCCCACGAACCTTCACCTCACATGCGACGCTCTGTGCTCCAACCTCCAGGGCTGTCTTGGCGCCCTCCTGTTCCTGACGTGCACTCCTGCAAGGAGCAGCACCCCACCCCCCTTCTGCTCTTCCTCTCGTGCTCACTCTGTGACTCAGTCACTGCTCCTGGACCAGAGATGAGGCAGGGCCGAGGTGCTCTGGGCCCTGTCCTCTCCTCTTCTGCTCCGTCATCGCAGCCTAAGCCCGCTGGGGACAATCACGGGAGGAAGTATAAACCTGAGGATTTACCACTCTCCGTGTGAACCTTGACAGCTGGGCCAAGAGCGacggctgggagggcagggaaaTCGGGCCCTGGCATTGAGCCTTTTCTCACCCTCCAAAAGGGAAGACAGCCCGATCCTTTGGGGTGCACCGCAGGGCTCAGGGCTGCAATTCCTTGTCTAGGCTGAGGCAGCTCGCCAGGCTGGGCACAGGTCAGGGTCAGCCTGGCAccctgggccccccccccccccccagctcaccAGTTCCTCCCTCAGCCTGCCCAGTGTCTCGATGCGGTTACTCCGTGCGCTCAGCATCACCGACAGCTTCTCCATGAGGATGTCGTATTTGCTCCTCCTGCGAGAGACACCACACAGTTGACTTCCTCAAACTCACCGTCTGGCCCAGGCTCAAGGTCTCAACCATCAtccaggttggaagtggagcagccgggacaagaaccagcacccatatggaacgccagtgttccaagtggtggctcaacATGCTCTATGCACCACAATGTGAGCCCTGAGCCCTGACATTTTTATAACACTTTGAAGTCTAGGAAGCTTTTCTTACAACATTTCCTTATAAATCACCCAGCAAAGAAAGATGGAGATAATTACATCAAGAAGTGAATCAGCTTTTTCCAAACTTCAGGTCCAAGACGCTAGCCTGAGTCTTCCTTCCCTAAACCCAGTGCTTACTTCACGCCCTCCTGACACTTCGCTCAATCTGGAGCTGCTTTCCACCTGACTTCACAGCGTGCCCGATTCCACCTGTCAGCTCATTTCTATAATGAAGCGGATGTTACAATAAATACTTCCAAGCTCATGGTCACCAAAAGACTCAACTGaagagctcagggctcctggctgcgtGTGCCCTGGGGAGCCCGGAGCAGGGACACAGGTCAGCCACATGAGGGCAGCTTGGCCTGACTCACATCCAAGGGGAAGGAAGAGCACACGGATGAGACCTCAACATTGCACCCACTTCTCAATCGGTGAAAGAATGGATGAAGGGGCAGATATGTACAGCACATGAACTACCATGCGTAGGAGCACTGAGTCATGGCCATCTTACACAGAAGAAACCACAGTCCGTAGTGGTCAGCACCTTTGTCCAAGGGAAAGGCAGTAACTGGAGTACAGTGCCTGACTTGATCCAGggcttcctccccttccccaggatTCTCACCCTACGTTCTTTGTAGATTACAGGCCGCCCACCAACTACAAGTGCAGTAACAGCATCATGTAACTAATGGATGGTGTGACTAATTAGAAATCAGAAACCAATTCACCAAACAGAATTCTCTTCAATGCAGGTTTCCAAAACAGAGACTGAAAGATAAACTAGGAGTCTGGGACATTTTGATGGTGGGTGTGCTTGAAGGCGAGTCAGGACTACCAGACACGTGACCGGAGCACAGGGGCAGCTTTTGTTCCTGGAGGTTTGGAGTCAGGACAAGCTGCACATAAGTATCACTTATCCCAGTGGGTGGATTATCACGGTTGTGTTGCAAAAACCTCCAATCTGAAATGGACATAATCCAACCACAACTCTGCCACCACAGCAACTCaagtttgatgttttttttttttttacacctttGGTTCTCACCTTTAATGAGAACTAAAAAAGTTCTCGCCAAAATGATAAAAGTTCCCATTGTTGAGCTACAGAGtagcaggcattttttttttttttgtccttttctaATTTCCAGGCTTTCTAAGTGAGCAGGACTTATTTTCAACAGAAACAGACAACTAAATGTCTTCTTTGGAAAGCCACAGTCATATTCTCATTTGGCCTCTAATGATTTTTGAAAGCATCATGCTCGTGGCTGCAGTACAAGTCGCCGAAGGCTCTGTTCCCTCCAAGTGTACCTGTCCACGTGAAAGCggttgaggaggaggaggatcgaGTGCTGCTGGGCTCCAGTGGGCAGCCGGATCACGTGGGACTGCATTGTGATGAGCCCgtttttgttcaggattttcCTGTGATAGTGAAGCTTCCCAGCATcgaccctggaggaggaggagggggaaggggaggagggtgtGGGTCACGTCGTTTTGGTTTGCTGGTAGTTTTAGCCCCACAGTGTAGGGAGTCTCTCCCTCAGACGTACGCACCGACACACACTGACCCAGCCAACCCAAGAGAACagtcagagatttttaaaaatccccaggGAAGACAAGGCAGCAGCCCCTGCATTTGGGAGGCAGGTTGTGGTGGTCAGTGAGCCCCACATGCAAATCCTCCCCCTTACTTGAAGGCACTGCTGTGCAGGTCTCGCTGCAGCTCCCCCTGCCACCTGGACCGGCCCAGTCGCTCCAGGATGCAGTAGGAGAAGTCGGGGAGCTTCAGGTCAGGATCCCCCTCCTGGCCTATCAGGGCCCGGTAACGCATGGCCTGGGAGGCAACGATGATCAGCTTCTTCCCCCACCTGCAAGTCAGAAACACCCACGTGAAGAAACAGGTCGAAGCGAttttatgaaaatggaaatcTGAAAAAGCAGATTTAGAACTATCGTTTTCTGGGTTCCCAGAAGGCCATCATGTTCCGAAGTGGGTCTGCCATCCTAGAACCCCACAGTGTGCTGAATGAACAGGGCTGACCTGTTACTTCCTGGCTGATGCCCTGCAGGGCTCGCCAAGGCACTCAGACCAAATCCACACCTTTGCCCCGGCCTGGAAGGCCCCCCCTGCCTCGCTCACTTCATCTTCACCCACAGGGGCCTTCTTGTGCCAGTAAGAAGTGTCAGGGTCACTGTCCTGGCTCTTCCGTCTGCCTAGCTGCTGCCCTGTCCCCGATCCTAAGACAGCTGATTCCTTCCCATCACCCAGGCCTTCCAGAAAACGTCAGCCAGAGCTCCAGTCCCACTCAACCATTCCCAGGCTCTTCACAGCACCTAGCACTCACAAACAGccaaggggggagaggggggcgggCAACATTCTCGTCCATCCTCCTTAATTCAAACACAGGCACACCCCCAACTTGTTCATAAGGATATCCTGAGTGCCTAGAATGAGCTGGGCACAGGGTGGGTGCTCAGCAAGTGTACTTAAGTGAATGACCATGCCAAGTGCACTGGACTGATAGACCTTCAGAGTCAGCAACACCCAACTGTGCTGTCAGTGACTTCTCTCTGCTGGACAACAGATCTGATGGGTCAAAGATAATGTCCAGAAAGAAGTAAAAAGTTTGCAAGCAAGGTGCTGCAAGACGCCTCattcccatgcaggggcccacagtCCAAGCTGTCCACCGCTCCCACTGATAGCTGAAGCTCTACCtccagcagaggctggcctgAGTTAGGCTCATGCCTGGGGCAGAGCGACCCTCCCCATGCACACTCtaggagcccagccctggccctgcatcAGGGAGTTGTACAGGAGGTGCTGTGGAGAGCACGCCCCTTGCTCACCACGTGGTATCATGTTACTGGACCAGAGGCCTCCCTTTCCTGGGTGAAGGAGTCACCAAGGGTCCACATGCCACAGCTCATGGGCTGCCAAGCCCTCGCCTCTCCCTTCTTCCCGGCCCTAGCCTGGCCACACCGCCCAGACCTGTCTAGCCTGATGGCTTTCCTTCCCCCTGATTCCACCACCAcgcagacaaaaagaaaaaggaagaagctgTGTCAATACACTGTTTGGGCCTATAATGAGTTGTCTGTGTAAGTCAGCGAGGACCGTATGGCCTGTCTTCCAAGTGGATGCTAACACATAGTAAACAGAGTCCACATGACGCTCAGGGTGACAAACTCAGGATCCTTTTTCTCAAAACCCTCACTAAGTTAAATTCTAAGAGGTCACTTGGGAGAAAGTTTGAACGCAGTGGAGTGGCTTTGctgctctttgttttcttccccagatggctttCCTAGCCCACACCATTGTAATTCCAATGACTCTGGACATCATTGGCAATTATCTGGCTCAGTGACTCCTGCTGGTTCTGGTTTGCTGACTGTGACATCAGATACTGCCCAAGCATTGCGCCAAGTGCCAGAACGCTACGATAAACACAGCCGGTCTCTACCTTCAAGAGGCTGACCTCCTGAGGACTTGCACAGGGATGGCTCTGCGGCCCAGGGCCCAGCTAGGACAAGAGAACAAAAAGGCAACTTCCAAATGTCAGCTGCCTGCCGCAACCATGCACACAAACAGAGGGACAGATAGGAGCCCTGACCtcaatcagcccagctgcagtggGGTGAAGCGGGCTGAGAGCTGGCTTAGAGCAGGGTTGGCAACCTCCAAGAGACGCTGGGGCCAAAGACCCGAGCCGAGTGCTCTGACCACACCCCTGACGTGAGGGGTTCCTGACGGGGGTGAACCAGTTACCTGTCAAAGGCTTCCACCATCGTACAACGCGGCTGCAGAGACTTGGTCCTGATGTCGCTGGTGATGTTCTTCCTCTCCTTAAAGTACCGACACGAGCCCTGGATGCCATCCTTGTTCTCTAAGATCATGTGAATGGGGTAGACATCCTCCAGAGGGACCGGGTCCCTCCTGGACTCCAAAATGCCAGTTTCCAAGTCAATCTCCTCGTACCTAGGGGGAAAAGCACAGGCGGCAAACCCAGCTGAGCTTCGGCAATGACGCCTGCGCAGTGAGTGCCTCTGACAGGCTCTAGCCGagatcagagagaaagagctgagACTGCAGTGTCCCTACTGCAAGATGCAAACAGCCTTGACAAGCAGGGTCCTGCCTTTTaacaacagagaagagagaatgcGGACCTTCCCAGGGTCTCCCAAGCTGGCCCCAGAAGTtgggtgctggggccggcgccgtggcttaacaggctaatcctccgccttgcggcgccggcacaccgggttctagtcccggtcggggcaccgatcctgtcccggttgtccctcttccaggccagctctctgctgtggccagggagtgcagtggaggatggcccaagttcttgggccctgcaccccatgggagaccaggagaagcacctggctcctgccatcggatcagcgcggtgcgccggccgcagcgcgcctaccgcggcggccattggagggtgaaccaacggcaaaggaagacctttctctctggctccctctactgtccactctgcctgtccaaaaaaaaaaaaaaaaaaaagaagttgggtgctgggacccaaactgcctTACTGGCCCCAGTCACGGCTCCCTTTGGTTTCCCTCCAAACGTGGTTGTGGGACTCCAGGCCACCACATTGGGACTGAGCGATTCAGGGCATTCCTCCCCTAAGACATCATCTGTCCATCTCTTGGGTACCCTTATCTACTTCCATGGTGTTAACCATCACGCTCATGTGAACCATTCTCACCTCTGAACCCTCAGTCCTGTCTGTGCAATGTCTCCAGTTGTCTATCAAATCCAAGGTTGTgagtgcccctcccccctccaatcAAGTACCTCCCTGGTGCGACACTGTCCCTTGGCCTCAGCATCTCTGACACGTGCTTTCTCTCCTAGCCAGTCAGCCCCGTAGAGTGAGCTTTCCTTTGAAATCTCATTCACACCCTGCACCAGTCTAGCTGAGGCTTGGTCCACATCCACTTTTCAAGCCTTTTCTTGCCCCCTCTGGGACCTTTGTGCtcttctatttttgttgttgttgttgtttacttttatttatttgaaaggtagagttagagagagggagacagagagagaggtcttccatccgctggtccattccccaaacagctgccaacagccgggactgggctaggccaagaccaggagccaggagcttcctctaggtctcccacgtgggagcaggggtctaagcacttgggccaccccctgCAGAACCTCACAGCCGCACCAGCAGGTGGACACGAACCGGTGTCCATGCATGAtgccctgctacaccacagcgccggcccccctctgCGTTCTCAAATCCCGActtctccccagctcccaggtaaCCACTCTGGCCAGACTGCCCGGCCCCTCTGCAGTGACGCCTTTCTGTCTTCTGTTGAAGCTCCTCATCCTCCACTCTGTCTGCAATGTCCACGCACCTCAGAGCTCCGCTGAAGGCCGCCGACCAG
This region includes:
- the LOC133754345 gene encoding general transcription factor 3C polypeptide 1-like, which produces MDGLESLLDEVALEGLDGLCLPALWSRLETRVPPFPLPLEPYTQEFLWRALATHPGISFYEEPRERPDLQLQDRYEEIDLETGILESRRDPVPLEDVYPIHMILENKDGIQGSCRYFKERKNITSDIRTKSLQPRCTMVEAFDRWGKKLIIVASQAMRYRALIGQEGDPDLKLPDFSYCILERLGRSRWQGELQRDLHSSAFKVDAGKLHYHRKILNKNGLITMQSHVIRLPTGAQQHSILLLLNRFHVDRRSKYDILMEKLSVMLSARSNRIETLGRLREELGLCERTFKRLYQYMLNAGLAKVVSLPLQEIHPECGPCKTKKGKDPRLGSGPG